Proteins from one Panthera leo isolate Ple1 chromosome D1, P.leo_Ple1_pat1.1, whole genome shotgun sequence genomic window:
- the MARK2 gene encoding serine/threonine-protein kinase MARK2 isoform X1: protein MSSARTPLPTLNERDTEQPTLGHLDPKPSSKSNMLRGRNSAASADEQPHIGNYRLLKTIGKGNFAKVKLARHILTGKEVAVKIIDKTQLNSSSLQKLFREVRIMKVLNHPNIVKLFEVIETEKTLYLVMEYASGGEVFDYLVAHGRMKEKEARAKFRQIVSAVQYCHQKFIVHRDLKAENLLLDADMNIKIADFGFSNEFTFGNKLDTFCGSPPYAAPELFQGKKYDGPEVDVWSLGVILYTLVSGSLPFDGQNLKELRERVLRGKYRIPFYMSTDCENLLKKFLILNPSKRGTLEQIMKDRWMNVGHEDDELKPYVEPLPDYKDPRRTELMVSMGYTREEIQDSLVGQRYNEVMATYLLLGYKSSELEGDTITLKPRPSADLTNSNAPSPSHKVQRSVSANPKQRRFSDQAGPAIPTSNSYSKKTQSNNAENKRPEDDRESGRKASSTAKVPASPLPGLERKKTTPTPSTNSVLSTSTNRSRNSPLLERASLGQASIQNGKDSLTMPGSRASTASASAAVSAARPRQHQKSMSASVHPNKATGLPPTDSNCEVPRPSTAPQRVPVASPSAHNISSSGGAPDRTNFPRGVSSRSTFHAGQLRQVRDQQNLPYGVTPASPSGNSQGRRGASGSIFSKFTSKFVRRNLSFRFARRNLNEPESKDRVETLRPHVVGGGGTDKEKEEFREAKPRSLRFTWSMKTTSSMEPNEMMREIRKVLDANSCQSELHEKYMLLCMHGTPGHENFVQWEMEVCKLPRLSLNGVRFKRISGTSMAFKNIASKIANELKL from the exons CCCACCTTGGGACACCTTGACCCCAAGCCCAGCAGTAAGTCCAACATGCTGCGGGGCCGCAACTCAGCCGCCTCTGCTGACGAGCAGCCCCATATCGGCAACTACCGGCTCCTTAAGACCATCGGCAAGGGCAACTTCGCCAAGGTGAAGCTGGCCCGGCACATCCTGACCGGGAAGGAG GTAGCTGTGAAGATCATTGACAAGACTCAACTGAactcctccagcctccagaaa ctaTTCCGCGAAGTAAGAATAATGAAGGTTTTGAATCATCCCAACATAG TTAAGTTATTTGAAGTGATCGAGACTGAAAAAACTCTCTACCTGGTCATGGAGTACGCTAGCGGAG GAGAGGTGTTTGATTACCTGGTGGCTCATGGcaggatgaaagaaaaagaggctcGAGCCAAATTCCGCCAG ataGTGTCTGCTGTGCAGTACTGTCACCAGAAGTTTATTGTTCATAGAGACTTAAAG GCGGAAAACCTGCTCTTGGATGCTGATATGAACATCAAGATTGCAGACTTCGGCTTCAGCAACGAATTCACCTTTGGGAACAAGCTGGATACCTTCTGCGGCAGTCCCCCGTATGCTGCCCCAGAGCTCTTCCAGGGCAAAAAGTATGACGGACCCGAGGTGGATGTGTGGAGCCTGGGAGTTATCCTGTATACACTGGTCAGCGGGTCCCTGCCTTTTGATGGACAGAACCTCAAG GAGCTACGGGAGCGGGTACTGAGGGGAAAATACCGCATTCCGTTCTACATGTCCACGGACTGTGAAAACCTGCTTAAGAAATTTCTCATTCTCAATCCCAGCAAGAGAGGCACTTTAGAG CAAATCATGAAAGATCGATGGATGAATGTGGGTCACGAAGATGACGAATTAAAGCCTTATGTGGAGCCACTCCCTGACTACAAGGACCCCCGGCGGACAG AATTGATGGTGTCCATGGGTTACACACGGGAAGAGATCCAGGACTCACTGGTGGGCCAGAGGTACAACGAGGTGATGGCCACCTATCTGCTCCTGGGCTACAAGAGCTCTGAG CTGGAGGGTGACACCATCACCTTGAAGCCCCGGCCTTCAGCTGATCTGACCAATAGCaatgccccttccccctcccacaagGTACAGCGTAGCGTCTCAGCCAACCCCAAGCAGCGGCGCTTCAGTGACCAGG CTGGTCCTGCCATTCCCACGTCCAATTCCTACTCTAAGAAGACTCAGAGTAATAACGCAGAAAATAAGCGGCCTGAGGACGACCGGGAGTCAGGGCGGAAGGCCAGCAGCACAGCCAAAGTGCCCGCCAGCCCCTTGCCCGGCCTGGAGAGGAAGaagaccacccccaccccttccacg AACAGCGTCCTCTCCACCAGCACAAACCGAAGCAGGAATTCCCCCCTTTTGGAGAGGGCCAGCCTTGGCCAGGCCTCCATCCAGAATGGCAAAGACAG CCTAACCATGCCAGGGTCCCGGGCCTCCACGGCTTCTGCTTCCGCCGCAGTCTCTGCGGCCCGGCCCCGCCAGCACCAGAAATCCATGTCGGCCTCCGTGCACCCCAACAAGGCCACTGGGCTGCCCCCCACGGACAGTAACTGTGAGGTGCCGCGGCCCAG CACGGCCCCCCAGCGTGTCCCTGTCGCCTCCCCCTCCGCCCACAACATCAGCAGCAGTGGTGGAGCCCCAGACCGAACTAATTTCCCCCGGGGCGTGTCCAGTCGAAGCACCTTCCACGCTGGGCAGCTCCGGCAGGTGCGGGACCAGCAGAATTTGCCCTACGGTGTGACCCCAGCGTCTCCCTCTGGCAACAGCCAGGGCCGGCGGGGGGCCTCGGGGAGCATCTTTAGCAAATTCACTTCCAAGTTTGTACGCAG aaatctGTCTTTCAGGTTTGCCAGAAG gaacctgaaTGAACCTGAAAGCAAAGACCGAGTGGAGACGCTCAG ACCTCACGTGGTGGGCGGCGGAGGCACTGACAAAGAAAAGGAGGAGTTTCGGGAGGCCAAGCCGCGCTCGCTACGCTTCACGTGGAGTATGAAGACCACGAGCTCCATGGAGCCCAATGAGATGATGCGGGAGATCCGCAAGGTGCTGGACGCAAACAGCTGCCAGAGCGAGCTGCACGAGAAGTACATGCTGCTGTGCATGCACGGCACGCCGGGCCACGAGAACTTCGTGCAGTGGGAGATGGAGGTGTGCAAACTGCCGCGGCTGTCTCTCAACGGCGTGCGATTTAAGCGGATATCGGGCACCTCCATGGCCTTCAAAAACATTGCCTCCAAAATAGCCAACGAGCTCAAGCTTTAA
- the MARK2 gene encoding serine/threonine-protein kinase MARK2 isoform X10: protein MLRGRNSAASADEQPHIGNYRLLKTIGKGNFAKVKLARHILTGKEVAVKIIDKTQLNSSSLQKLFREVRIMKVLNHPNIVKLFEVIETEKTLYLVMEYASGGEVFDYLVAHGRMKEKEARAKFRQIVSAVQYCHQKFIVHRDLKAENLLLDADMNIKIADFGFSNEFTFGNKLDTFCGSPPYAAPELFQGKKYDGPEVDVWSLGVILYTLVSGSLPFDGQNLKELRERVLRGKYRIPFYMSTDCENLLKKFLILNPSKRGTLEQIMKDRWMNVGHEDDELKPYVEPLPDYKDPRRTELMVSMGYTREEIQDSLVGQRYNEVMATYLLLGYKSSELEGDTITLKPRPSADLTNSNAPSPSHKVQRSVSANPKQRRFSDQAGPAIPTSNSYSKKTQSNNAENKRPEDDRESGRKASSTAKVPASPLPGLERKKTTPTPSTNSVLSTSTNRSRNSPLLERASLGQASIQNGKDSLTMPGSRASTASASAAVSAARPRQHQKSMSASVHPNKATGLPPTDSNCEVPRPSTAPQRVPVASPSAHNISSSGGAPDRTNFPRGVSSRSTFHAGQLRQVRDQQNLPYGVTPASPSGNSQGRRGASGSIFSKFTSKFVRRNLSFRFARRNLNEPESKDRVETLRPHVVGGGGTDKEKEEFREAKPRSLRFTWSMKTTSSMEPNEMMREIRKVLDANSCQSELHEKYMLLCMHGTPGHENFVQWEMEVCKLPRLSLNGVRFKRISGTSMAFKNIASKIANELKL, encoded by the exons ATGCTGCGGGGCCGCAACTCAGCCGCCTCTGCTGACGAGCAGCCCCATATCGGCAACTACCGGCTCCTTAAGACCATCGGCAAGGGCAACTTCGCCAAGGTGAAGCTGGCCCGGCACATCCTGACCGGGAAGGAG GTAGCTGTGAAGATCATTGACAAGACTCAACTGAactcctccagcctccagaaa ctaTTCCGCGAAGTAAGAATAATGAAGGTTTTGAATCATCCCAACATAG TTAAGTTATTTGAAGTGATCGAGACTGAAAAAACTCTCTACCTGGTCATGGAGTACGCTAGCGGAG GAGAGGTGTTTGATTACCTGGTGGCTCATGGcaggatgaaagaaaaagaggctcGAGCCAAATTCCGCCAG ataGTGTCTGCTGTGCAGTACTGTCACCAGAAGTTTATTGTTCATAGAGACTTAAAG GCGGAAAACCTGCTCTTGGATGCTGATATGAACATCAAGATTGCAGACTTCGGCTTCAGCAACGAATTCACCTTTGGGAACAAGCTGGATACCTTCTGCGGCAGTCCCCCGTATGCTGCCCCAGAGCTCTTCCAGGGCAAAAAGTATGACGGACCCGAGGTGGATGTGTGGAGCCTGGGAGTTATCCTGTATACACTGGTCAGCGGGTCCCTGCCTTTTGATGGACAGAACCTCAAG GAGCTACGGGAGCGGGTACTGAGGGGAAAATACCGCATTCCGTTCTACATGTCCACGGACTGTGAAAACCTGCTTAAGAAATTTCTCATTCTCAATCCCAGCAAGAGAGGCACTTTAGAG CAAATCATGAAAGATCGATGGATGAATGTGGGTCACGAAGATGACGAATTAAAGCCTTATGTGGAGCCACTCCCTGACTACAAGGACCCCCGGCGGACAG AATTGATGGTGTCCATGGGTTACACACGGGAAGAGATCCAGGACTCACTGGTGGGCCAGAGGTACAACGAGGTGATGGCCACCTATCTGCTCCTGGGCTACAAGAGCTCTGAG CTGGAGGGTGACACCATCACCTTGAAGCCCCGGCCTTCAGCTGATCTGACCAATAGCaatgccccttccccctcccacaagGTACAGCGTAGCGTCTCAGCCAACCCCAAGCAGCGGCGCTTCAGTGACCAGG CTGGTCCTGCCATTCCCACGTCCAATTCCTACTCTAAGAAGACTCAGAGTAATAACGCAGAAAATAAGCGGCCTGAGGACGACCGGGAGTCAGGGCGGAAGGCCAGCAGCACAGCCAAAGTGCCCGCCAGCCCCTTGCCCGGCCTGGAGAGGAAGaagaccacccccaccccttccacg AACAGCGTCCTCTCCACCAGCACAAACCGAAGCAGGAATTCCCCCCTTTTGGAGAGGGCCAGCCTTGGCCAGGCCTCCATCCAGAATGGCAAAGACAG CCTAACCATGCCAGGGTCCCGGGCCTCCACGGCTTCTGCTTCCGCCGCAGTCTCTGCGGCCCGGCCCCGCCAGCACCAGAAATCCATGTCGGCCTCCGTGCACCCCAACAAGGCCACTGGGCTGCCCCCCACGGACAGTAACTGTGAGGTGCCGCGGCCCAG CACGGCCCCCCAGCGTGTCCCTGTCGCCTCCCCCTCCGCCCACAACATCAGCAGCAGTGGTGGAGCCCCAGACCGAACTAATTTCCCCCGGGGCGTGTCCAGTCGAAGCACCTTCCACGCTGGGCAGCTCCGGCAGGTGCGGGACCAGCAGAATTTGCCCTACGGTGTGACCCCAGCGTCTCCCTCTGGCAACAGCCAGGGCCGGCGGGGGGCCTCGGGGAGCATCTTTAGCAAATTCACTTCCAAGTTTGTACGCAG aaatctGTCTTTCAGGTTTGCCAGAAG gaacctgaaTGAACCTGAAAGCAAAGACCGAGTGGAGACGCTCAG ACCTCACGTGGTGGGCGGCGGAGGCACTGACAAAGAAAAGGAGGAGTTTCGGGAGGCCAAGCCGCGCTCGCTACGCTTCACGTGGAGTATGAAGACCACGAGCTCCATGGAGCCCAATGAGATGATGCGGGAGATCCGCAAGGTGCTGGACGCAAACAGCTGCCAGAGCGAGCTGCACGAGAAGTACATGCTGCTGTGCATGCACGGCACGCCGGGCCACGAGAACTTCGTGCAGTGGGAGATGGAGGTGTGCAAACTGCCGCGGCTGTCTCTCAACGGCGTGCGATTTAAGCGGATATCGGGCACCTCCATGGCCTTCAAAAACATTGCCTCCAAAATAGCCAACGAGCTCAAGCTTTAA